From Solidesulfovibrio carbinoliphilus subsp. oakridgensis, the proteins below share one genomic window:
- a CDS encoding HGGxSTG domain-containing protein: MPHNPTPSRVDLATVRQCSARSKRTGEPCRQPAMANGKCRFHGGKSTGAPRGNRNAWKHGGYSVEAQGHRQELRQLLREARQALDDMEEMQR, translated from the coding sequence TTGCCGCACAACCCGACGCCATCCCGCGTCGACTTGGCGACGGTCAGGCAATGCTCTGCCCGGTCCAAAAGGACGGGGGAGCCCTGCCGGCAACCGGCCATGGCGAACGGTAAATGCAGGTTTCACGGCGGCAAGAGCACAGGCGCGCCTCGGGGGAACCGGAATGCCTGGAAGCATGGCGGCTATTCCGTCGAGGCCCAAGGGCATCGCCAGGAACTACGGCAACTGTTGCGAGAAGCCCGGCAAGCCCTGGACGACATGGAGGAAATGCAAAGGTAG
- a CDS encoding DUF3987 domain-containing protein: MLEHALKYAASGKSVFPCWERDETEAEYQARLSTMPEDKRAAAKRWEAKNPRVAGGFKAATTDESKILFWWQRWPDAAIGCPTGPALGAWVLDVDLPKIPGEPDGRDTLARLEADHGALPATVTQRTGSGGEQRFFKWSPDGPEIKNTGSKIGPKLDTRGAGGYVIMPPSLHPAGNRYAWTSNGVELAEAPAWLIELILVKPTPEPRMERQASTRTATGYGRAALEAEASKVASAPQGQRNGTLNAAAYSLGQLVAGGVLDQGEVESALLDAANAAGLTDGEARATIRSGMTAGEKEPRAAPTPAPKPVSRNCDSDTCDSCDSWQELEPLTVDTGSRPYPLDALPTNIRAAVAAVIGYVQCPPALAAMSALSVLSLVGQGMANVRRGPRLEGPCSLFLLGLGESGERKTTCDTAFVAPIRLWQGHKQDEASPRVIAHAADVRSWEAERRGIEEALKNAAKAGKPTDELRARMRCVESDRPQAPRIPRLFYSDVTIERLRAKLAEVWPSAGLVTAEGGIVFGAHAMNADNIMRTMGAINVLWDGGRLEVDRVTNGDLVVESARLTVSLFVQPDVIQTFMDKNAALARGSGWLARALLAHPESTQGNRPFQDAPDDCPPIAAFHARLSHMLDAMPLPNAAGGLDLPLLDLSPEAKRIWVDFYNAIEVELRAGGEFADVKDVASKTADNAARMACLFHLFETGPHGQIGESHLEGAAAIAAWHLYEARRFFGEIALPPELNAAVKLDEWLRRYCRTNGVPAVPTRDVARLGPYRVRPEKTFHAAMEVLKGLGRARLTRDGRRKLVQVNPALLGGGR, encoded by the coding sequence ATGCTTGAGCACGCCCTCAAGTATGCTGCGAGCGGTAAGTCCGTCTTTCCCTGTTGGGAGCGCGACGAAACCGAGGCCGAATATCAGGCTCGGCTGTCCACCATGCCCGAGGACAAGAGGGCAGCGGCGAAGAGGTGGGAAGCCAAGAACCCCCGCGTTGCCGGTGGATTCAAAGCCGCAACCACGGATGAGTCCAAGATTCTCTTTTGGTGGCAGCGGTGGCCGGACGCGGCAATCGGATGCCCGACCGGCCCGGCCCTCGGCGCTTGGGTGCTCGACGTGGACTTACCAAAAATCCCCGGCGAACCAGACGGACGCGATACCCTGGCCCGGCTTGAGGCTGACCACGGGGCGTTGCCAGCGACCGTGACACAGCGCACGGGCAGCGGTGGAGAACAACGGTTCTTCAAATGGTCGCCAGACGGGCCGGAGATCAAAAACACAGGCAGCAAAATCGGTCCCAAGCTCGATACCCGGGGGGCTGGTGGCTATGTCATTATGCCCCCGTCCCTGCACCCGGCCGGCAACCGCTATGCCTGGACCAGTAATGGCGTGGAACTGGCCGAAGCCCCGGCATGGCTGATCGAGCTTATCCTCGTCAAGCCGACCCCTGAGCCCCGGATGGAGCGTCAGGCCTCGACCAGGACCGCAACAGGCTACGGACGGGCTGCGCTTGAAGCCGAGGCGTCAAAGGTAGCCTCTGCGCCTCAGGGCCAGCGCAACGGGACGCTGAACGCCGCCGCCTATTCCTTGGGCCAGCTTGTCGCTGGGGGAGTGCTGGACCAGGGAGAGGTGGAGAGCGCCTTGCTCGACGCCGCCAATGCCGCCGGCCTGACCGATGGAGAGGCGCGGGCCACGATCCGCAGCGGCATGACGGCCGGAGAGAAGGAGCCGAGGGCCGCACCCACTCCGGCCCCCAAACCCGTTTCGAGAAATTGCGACAGCGACACCTGCGACAGTTGCGACAGTTGGCAGGAGCTGGAACCGCTTACCGTGGACACGGGTTCGCGACCATACCCGTTGGACGCGCTGCCGACCAATATTCGGGCCGCCGTGGCCGCCGTGATCGGATATGTGCAGTGTCCGCCGGCCCTGGCCGCCATGTCCGCGCTTTCCGTCCTCTCTCTAGTCGGTCAGGGCATGGCCAACGTGCGCCGAGGCCCGCGACTAGAGGGGCCGTGTTCCTTGTTTTTGCTTGGCCTGGGGGAAAGCGGAGAGCGTAAAACCACCTGCGACACGGCGTTCGTCGCTCCGATCCGCCTGTGGCAGGGCCACAAGCAGGACGAGGCTTCGCCCCGTGTCATCGCCCATGCGGCGGATGTGCGCTCTTGGGAAGCTGAGCGGCGGGGCATTGAGGAAGCCCTCAAAAATGCGGCCAAGGCCGGCAAACCGACTGACGAATTGCGCGCAAGGATGCGTTGTGTGGAATCGGACAGGCCGCAAGCGCCCCGTATTCCCCGCCTGTTTTATTCCGACGTGACCATAGAACGCCTGCGGGCCAAATTGGCCGAAGTCTGGCCAAGCGCCGGACTTGTTACTGCCGAGGGAGGCATTGTCTTCGGCGCGCACGCCATGAACGCGGACAACATCATGCGGACCATGGGCGCTATCAATGTCTTGTGGGATGGCGGCCGGTTGGAGGTGGACCGCGTGACCAACGGCGACTTGGTTGTGGAGTCCGCCCGCCTGACGGTCTCGCTCTTTGTCCAGCCGGATGTGATCCAGACGTTTATGGATAAAAACGCGGCCCTGGCCCGTGGTTCCGGTTGGCTGGCCCGTGCTCTGCTGGCCCACCCCGAATCGACACAAGGCAATCGGCCCTTCCAGGATGCCCCGGACGATTGCCCGCCGATTGCCGCCTTTCACGCCCGCCTCTCTCACATGCTCGATGCCATGCCCCTTCCCAACGCGGCCGGGGGCCTGGACCTGCCGTTGCTCGACCTCTCGCCCGAAGCCAAGCGCATATGGGTGGATTTTTACAACGCCATCGAGGTGGAGCTGCGGGCGGGGGGCGAATTTGCCGACGTGAAGGACGTGGCTTCCAAGACCGCCGACAACGCCGCCCGGATGGCCTGCCTGTTTCATCTGTTTGAAACAGGTCCCCATGGGCAAATCGGCGAATCGCACCTGGAGGGTGCCGCCGCCATTGCCGCTTGGCATCTGTACGAGGCCCGGCGTTTTTTTGGTGAGATAGCGCTCCCGCCCGAATTGAACGCGGCCGTCAAACTCGATGAATGGTTGCGGCGATACTGCCGCACCAACGGCGTACCGGCTGTCCCGACACGAGACGTTGCCCGACTTGGGCCTTACCGGGTGCGGCCGGAAAAGACTTTCCATGCAGCCATGGAGGTCTTGAAGGGCTTGGGCCGCGCCCGTTTGACGAGAGACGGCCGGCGCAAGCTGGTTCAGGTCAACCCGGCTCTGCTTGGGGGTGGTCGGTAA
- a CDS encoding sensor histidine kinase has translation MPRAQKGIVNLAGWDMAAHGPLRLDGEWEYYPRQLLTPKDFQAGAPRHAAGLYVVPQPWNRARSDNLAMGADTGFATLRLRLEPAPGVPRPALSLCGLNCAYRLWIDGVPAAGSGVVGTDAATEIPAPAKQIVPFANTGRPVDIVLQLSNHHARDGGLLARVWLGSQSTLAAWRDRDNATAMFFIGAFCLLGLYHAALYWVRPATIAPLYFSLYCFGWMGNYAASDSSGWALRLFFPDLTARFLDPLALSCFFTTIPVGYAFFRALYPLEFSRHLQWFCNMLCVVFLLVALFASGLTLNAVLPWHYLASSLLIVSCLRCLYQAWRRERGEAGFLLAGFCVLGLVGLNDMLVDMHCLPSIPLLPVGMLAFSLSQAFALSHRFSQAFASEERLAGALVDKNLRLETEMAERNRLEQQIVTVSEEERRRISLELHDGLCQGLTAARLRCDALSPGGSATGADGEALARLSGLLDTLVGQAYDLSRGLWPLEHDGVGPSFREMLRRQAEASAVPIEFHRDMPCQACPRPHLAQLYRIAQEAVANALKHARPGRIVVSLACPAGQGTVLAVRDDGCGRCGDKAPAGGLGLGIMAHRARLIGGELRILDAPGGGTEVVCTAPCPGGAGGPGNGGAPESRRPT, from the coding sequence ATGCCCCGGGCCCAAAAAGGGATCGTCAACCTCGCCGGCTGGGACATGGCGGCCCACGGCCCGTTGCGCCTGGACGGCGAATGGGAATATTACCCGCGCCAATTGCTCACCCCGAAAGACTTCCAGGCCGGTGCCCCCCGCCATGCGGCCGGCCTCTACGTCGTGCCGCAGCCCTGGAACCGTGCCCGGTCCGACAATCTGGCCATGGGGGCCGACACCGGGTTCGCCACCCTGCGCCTGCGCCTGGAACCGGCCCCGGGCGTGCCCCGGCCGGCCCTGAGCCTTTGTGGCCTCAATTGCGCCTATCGCCTGTGGATTGATGGCGTGCCGGCGGCCGGCAGCGGCGTCGTCGGGACGGACGCCGCAACGGAAATTCCCGCGCCGGCAAAACAGATTGTTCCCTTTGCCAACACCGGGCGTCCCGTGGACATCGTCCTGCAGCTCTCCAACCACCACGCCCGCGACGGAGGGCTCCTGGCCCGGGTCTGGCTCGGCTCCCAGTCGACGCTGGCGGCCTGGCGCGACAGGGACAACGCCACGGCCATGTTCTTTATCGGCGCGTTTTGCCTCCTGGGCCTGTATCATGCCGCCTTGTACTGGGTGCGTCCGGCCACTATCGCCCCCCTGTATTTCTCCCTGTACTGCTTTGGCTGGATGGGCAACTACGCCGCCTCGGACAGCAGCGGCTGGGCGCTGCGTCTTTTTTTCCCCGACCTTACCGCGCGATTTCTGGACCCGCTGGCCTTGTCCTGCTTCTTTACAACGATTCCGGTCGGCTACGCTTTTTTCAGGGCCCTGTATCCATTGGAATTTTCGAGACATCTGCAATGGTTTTGCAACATGTTGTGCGTCGTGTTCCTCCTCGTGGCCCTTTTCGCCTCCGGCCTGACGCTCAACGCCGTTCTCCCCTGGCACTATCTCGCCTCCAGCCTGCTTATCGTCTCTTGTTTACGCTGTCTGTACCAGGCCTGGCGTCGGGAACGGGGCGAAGCGGGCTTTCTCCTGGCCGGATTTTGCGTGCTGGGCCTTGTTGGACTCAACGACATGCTGGTCGACATGCACTGCCTGCCGTCCATCCCGTTGCTGCCGGTGGGCATGCTGGCCTTCAGCCTGAGCCAGGCCTTTGCCCTGTCCCACCGTTTCTCCCAGGCCTTTGCCTCGGAAGAACGTCTGGCGGGTGCCCTCGTGGACAAAAACCTGCGCCTGGAAACGGAGATGGCCGAACGCAATCGCCTGGAGCAACAGATCGTGACCGTCAGCGAAGAGGAACGCCGGCGCATCAGCCTGGAACTCCATGACGGCCTGTGCCAGGGCCTGACCGCCGCCCGGCTGCGCTGCGACGCCTTGTCGCCGGGGGGCAGCGCGACCGGCGCGGATGGCGAGGCCCTGGCCCGTCTGTCCGGCCTGCTCGATACCCTGGTCGGACAGGCCTATGATCTCTCCCGGGGGCTGTGGCCCCTGGAACACGACGGCGTCGGACCGTCCTTTCGGGAAATGCTCCGCAGACAGGCCGAAGCAAGCGCCGTCCCCATCGAGTTTCACCGGGACATGCCTTGCCAAGCCTGCCCCCGTCCGCATCTGGCCCAACTGTACCGCATCGCCCAGGAAGCCGTGGCCAATGCCCTCAAGCACGCCCGCCCCGGGCGCATCGTCGTGTCCCTGGCCTGTCCCGCCGGCCAGGGAACGGTTTTGGCCGTGCGCGACGACGGCTGCGGCCGCTGCGGGGACAAGGCCCCGGCCGGCGGTCTTGGCCTTGGCATCATGGCCCACCGGGCGCGCCTCATCGGCGGGGAACTGCGCATTCTGGACGCCCCGGGCGGCGGCACGGAAGTGGTCTGCACGGCCCCCTGCCCAGGCGGCGCCGGCGGCCCGGGCAATGGCGGCGCTCCCGAATCCCGGAGGCCCACATGA
- a CDS encoding AI-2E family transporter encodes MGNTPGFYRPFLLATFLAAVSIMATLLWPFRHAMVIALVLATLVRPLGAWLPRFMRARRLLAATTLTLLTVLFVLLPLAGLLTLLTSEAVTFVQTAAAWFKAGGLHDIVAWARTLPLPGWAKAYLVASPIDLHKIEAWALASGGDIGLWFLWAGKGVANIGLQLFVLVMFLFYLLAEGEFLTERLRRASPLRRDQEDAIIARFKAVSRSVLLGGLGTSLAIGLVTGVGLWIAGITPFLWGAVAVIASLIPVVGLSLILIPSIIYLVATGSWKMAIFLALYWLLVINSVDNVVRPLFMRGQARMSLVWVFVSILGGILLFGPLGLLYGPLALSISFLFFDIFLEAQGETEDRQPCQATPEAGPPEGEG; translated from the coding sequence ATGGGAAACACACCAGGCTTCTACCGACCGTTCCTGCTGGCCACCTTCCTCGCGGCCGTCAGCATCATGGCGACGCTTCTGTGGCCTTTCCGGCATGCCATGGTCATCGCCCTGGTCCTGGCCACCCTGGTGCGCCCCTTGGGGGCGTGGCTGCCGCGTTTCATGAGGGCGCGGCGCCTGCTCGCCGCCACCACCCTGACTCTGCTGACGGTCCTGTTCGTCCTCCTTCCCCTGGCGGGGTTGCTGACCCTGCTGACCAGCGAGGCGGTCACATTCGTCCAGACGGCCGCGGCCTGGTTCAAGGCCGGGGGGCTGCACGACATTGTCGCCTGGGCCCGGACGCTCCCCCTGCCTGGCTGGGCCAAAGCCTACCTCGTCGCGTCGCCCATCGACCTGCATAAAATCGAGGCCTGGGCGTTGGCCTCGGGCGGAGACATTGGGCTTTGGTTCTTGTGGGCCGGCAAGGGCGTGGCCAACATCGGGCTACAGTTGTTCGTCCTGGTCATGTTCCTCTTCTATCTCCTGGCCGAGGGGGAGTTTCTCACCGAGAGGCTGCGCCGGGCCTCCCCCCTGCGGCGGGATCAGGAGGATGCGATCATCGCCCGGTTCAAAGCCGTCTCCCGGTCCGTGCTCCTGGGAGGCCTCGGCACGAGCCTAGCCATCGGCCTGGTCACCGGCGTCGGACTTTGGATCGCGGGGATAACCCCCTTCCTCTGGGGGGCTGTTGCCGTCATCGCCTCGCTCATTCCCGTGGTGGGCTTGAGCCTGATCCTGATCCCATCCATTATTTATCTCGTTGCCACGGGATCATGGAAAATGGCCATCTTCCTCGCCTTGTACTGGCTGCTGGTCATCAATTCGGTCGACAACGTCGTGCGGCCGCTTTTCATGCGCGGCCAGGCGCGGATGTCCCTGGTGTGGGTGTTTGTCTCGATTCTCGGCGGCATCCTCCTGTTCGGCCCTCTGGGCCTGCTGTATGGACCCCTGGCGCTGAGCATCTCGTTTCTCTTCTTCGACATTTTTCTGGAGGCCCAGGGAGAAACCGAGGACAGGCAGCCGTGCCAGGCCACACCGGAGGCAGGGCCGCCCGAAGGGGAGGGTTGA
- a CDS encoding type II toxin-antitoxin system RelE family toxin codes for MGRALVISKKANAFIVSLPESQRKKIKEAVTRLLAGDFEGLDIKKLQPHPHDFRLRVSGVRILFTSEPERLFIFKAGLRGDVYK; via the coding sequence ATGGGGCGTGCACTGGTCATCAGCAAAAAAGCCAACGCCTTCATTGTGTCCCTGCCCGAATCGCAACGGAAGAAAATCAAGGAGGCCGTCACACGGCTCCTGGCCGGCGACTTCGAGGGCTTGGACATAAAGAAGTTGCAACCGCATCCCCATGACTTTCGGCTCCGGGTGAGCGGGGTGCGAATCCTGTTCACCTCGGAACCCGAACGCCTTTTTATCTTCAAAGCCGGGCTTCGGGGCGATGTGTACAAATAG
- a CDS encoding ATP-binding protein encodes MPASQLAWWFIEIAPSMLMADGVEKMGAHLRAVMEKARDLEEAVSFIDEFEELAGSRDTANRVDRSITNEFLKQVPLIKSQTTEVLLVCATNYIRQLDAALLRPGRFDCIIPVGTLDGVGRKTILEYYLAKMNTGAIDLDRIVSLTGKFTPADIEYLFQIVAQGAFEQECESKRNVPVTTDIIVQTIATFKPSLTEKMVTEFKEDIVTYSRV; translated from the coding sequence ATGCCAGCAAGTCAGCTCGCCTGGTGGTTTATCGAGATAGCGCCAAGCATGCTCATGGCCGACGGGGTGGAAAAGATGGGGGCGCATTTGCGCGCGGTCATGGAGAAAGCGCGCGACCTGGAAGAGGCTGTCAGTTTCATCGATGAGTTCGAGGAGCTTGCCGGCAGCCGGGACACGGCGAACCGGGTCGACCGGTCCATCACCAACGAGTTTCTCAAGCAGGTGCCGCTCATCAAAAGTCAGACCACCGAGGTGCTGCTCGTGTGCGCCACCAATTACATTCGTCAATTGGACGCCGCCCTGCTGCGGCCCGGACGTTTTGACTGCATCATCCCGGTGGGAACCCTGGACGGCGTCGGAAGAAAGACCATCCTGGAATACTATCTGGCGAAGATGAACACCGGGGCTATCGACCTGGACCGCATCGTCTCCCTGACGGGAAAGTTCACCCCGGCCGATATCGAATACCTCTTCCAGATCGTTGCCCAGGGGGCCTTTGAACAAGAGTGCGAGAGCAAGCGCAATGTCCCGGTGACCACGGACATCATCGTCCAGACGATTGCCACCTTCAAACCCTCGTTGACGGAGAAGATGGTCACTGAATTCAAGGAAGATATCGTCACGTATTCACGAGTCTGA
- a CDS encoding response regulator produces the protein MSHEIRTPLSGISGMTDLLFGTDPNERQRLYLESIRESADSLIAIINDILDFSKIEARRLELQEQPFDLTQIMDAMRKAFKPLVEEKGLTLTTFVHSGVPTDLIGDPVRLKQILVNLVGNALKFTSKGSIDIQVGTLHLPEERSIPPHRPAGDKQPTDFARQRHVRLLFSVRDTGIGIPLQYQQSIFEIFSQGDSGTQKQYAGTGLGLSITKSLIAMMDGNIWVVSQEGKGSTFYCSVLLKIQNPHEAKPTTEAAASSPGKPLKILLAEDNPINRLFLQELLRNEGHSITYAADGQEALEALRTEAFDIVLMDISMPRMDGIEATRRIRESVSGKINAKIPIVALTAHAFRVDAERFLKAGMDGYLSKPIDPAKLKEILGKYAKP, from the coding sequence ATGAGCCACGAAATCCGGACCCCTCTCTCTGGCATCAGCGGCATGACGGATCTTCTCTTCGGCACGGACCCAAACGAGCGGCAGCGCCTCTACCTGGAAAGCATCCGGGAATCCGCCGACAGCCTTATTGCGATCATAAACGACATCCTCGACTTCTCCAAAATCGAGGCCCGGAGACTCGAACTCCAGGAACAGCCCTTTGACCTGACCCAGATCATGGACGCGATGCGCAAGGCGTTCAAACCCCTGGTCGAGGAAAAGGGGCTCACGCTCACCACGTTCGTCCACTCCGGCGTGCCCACGGACCTGATCGGCGATCCGGTCCGGCTCAAGCAGATCCTGGTCAATCTGGTCGGAAACGCCCTCAAGTTCACGAGCAAGGGCAGTATCGACATTCAAGTCGGCACCCTCCATCTGCCGGAGGAACGGAGCATCCCCCCGCATCGGCCGGCCGGGGACAAGCAACCGACGGACTTCGCGCGCCAGCGCCACGTCAGGCTCCTTTTCTCGGTGCGTGACACCGGCATCGGGATTCCCCTCCAGTATCAGCAGTCCATCTTTGAAATCTTTTCCCAAGGGGATAGCGGCACCCAAAAGCAGTATGCCGGCACCGGCCTTGGGCTTAGCATCACCAAATCCCTGATCGCGATGATGGACGGCAATATCTGGGTGGTCAGCCAGGAAGGCAAAGGAAGCACGTTTTATTGCAGCGTGTTGTTGAAGATCCAGAATCCGCACGAAGCGAAACCGACAACGGAAGCGGCTGCGTCTTCTCCGGGCAAGCCGCTCAAAATTCTCTTGGCTGAAGACAATCCCATAAACCGGCTCTTCCTGCAGGAGCTTCTCCGCAACGAAGGGCACTCGATCACATACGCGGCGGATGGCCAGGAGGCCCTGGAGGCCCTGCGAACCGAGGCTTTCGACATCGTGCTCATGGATATCTCCATGCCCAGGATGGACGGCATCGAGGCGACGCGACGTATTCGAGAATCGGTTTCGGGCAAAATCAACGCAAAAATCCCTATTGTCGCCCTGACAGCCCACGCCTTCAGGGTAGATGCGGAGCGCTTCCTCAAGGCGGGGATGGACGGGTACCTGAGCAAACCGATTGATCCGGCCAAATTAAAGGAAATCCTGGGAAAGTATGCCAAGCCCTAG
- a CDS encoding type II toxin-antitoxin system PemK/MazF family toxin: MKRGDVALAVFPNTDGLTAKLRPVVIIQADGLDTGLPQVLVAMVTSNLRRQGKPYRVFIPLASAEGRASGLLSDSVVMADCVATIAVKAVNRVIGRMGREALDRALKVTLDL, from the coding sequence TTGAAACGCGGTGACGTGGCCCTTGCCGTCTTCCCCAACACAGACGGCCTGACGGCCAAGTTGCGGCCTGTCGTCATCATTCAGGCGGACGGACTGGACACGGGTTTGCCACAAGTCCTGGTCGCCATGGTGACAAGCAACCTGCGCCGACAGGGGAAGCCCTATCGGGTGTTCATCCCCCTGGCCAGCGCCGAGGGCCGGGCATCGGGGCTGCTCTCCGATTCCGTGGTCATGGCCGATTGTGTGGCGACGATTGCGGTCAAGGCCGTCAACCGGGTCATTGGCCGCATGGGCCGGGAGGCCCTGGACCGCGCCTTGAAGGTGACGCTGGACCTGTAG
- a CDS encoding helix-turn-helix domain-containing protein, which yields MTHSQIFGEKEAAAYAKVSVKTLQARRAAHKAPPYLKVGRSVRYLKEDLDAFLASCRVDPEARN from the coding sequence ATGACCCATTCTCAGATCTTCGGGGAGAAGGAAGCCGCTGCTTACGCCAAGGTGTCGGTGAAGACGCTGCAAGCCCGCCGGGCTGCGCACAAGGCCCCGCCCTACCTCAAGGTCGGACGGTCTGTCCGCTATCTCAAGGAAGACCTGGACGCCTTTCTCGCCAGTTGCCGCGTTGACCCCGAGGCCAGGAACTAG
- a CDS encoding response regulator transcription factor codes for MTTHPERGGRIFLADDHPAVREGLTLRLLQEGFVVCGEAENRASLLAGIDASRADIALVDLTLCEENGLDLIADLRTRSIPVLVYSMHEDAETVRLALARGACGYVAKRETSAVLVEGVRFVLAGQRYLSPRVAAALEASPPQAPAAGQTGALSERERQTLERLSRGEGNIEIASALGVSVRTVESYYARILVKLGFDGMRDLRKYAIRHCKPD; via the coding sequence ATGACCACGCATCCGGAAAGGGGCGGGCGGATTTTTTTGGCCGACGACCATCCGGCCGTGCGCGAAGGGCTCACCCTGCGCCTGCTCCAGGAAGGGTTCGTGGTTTGCGGCGAGGCTGAAAACCGGGCCTCGCTGCTGGCCGGCATCGATGCCAGCCGGGCCGACATCGCCCTGGTGGACCTGACCTTGTGCGAGGAAAACGGCCTGGACCTCATCGCCGACCTGCGCACCCGGAGCATTCCCGTGCTCGTCTATTCCATGCACGAAGACGCCGAGACCGTGCGCCTGGCCTTGGCCCGGGGAGCCTGCGGGTATGTCGCCAAGCGCGAGACCTCGGCCGTGCTGGTGGAGGGCGTGCGCTTCGTCCTGGCCGGGCAGCGCTACCTGAGCCCCCGCGTCGCCGCCGCCCTGGAAGCGTCCCCGCCCCAGGCGCCGGCCGCCGGCCAAACCGGGGCGCTCAGTGAACGCGAGCGACAGACCCTCGAACGGCTGTCCCGGGGCGAAGGCAACATCGAGATCGCCTCGGCCCTGGGCGTCAGCGTGCGCACCGTGGAAAGCTACTACGCCAGAATCCTGGTCAAGCTGGGCTTTGACGGCATGAGGGACCTTCGCAAGTACGCCATCCGCCACTGCAAGCCGGACTGA
- a CDS encoding tyrosine-type recombinase/integrase produces the protein MPAKKRFKTSYPGVYYVEGQAVATGKPERIYYVMYRRDGKLIEEKAGRQFQDAMTPAKAARIRAERIEGKAPSNNARREAEEAAKAAEVGRWTLAKLWTEYASHKPENHALSTDRSRFETYIKPAFGEKEPAEVLTLDLDRMRSRLLKQGKSPQTVKHVLALFKRLVRFGVKKGLCDSPDPRKQTISMPRVDNETTEDLDADELARLVQAIEDEPNIQAANFMRLAMFTGMRRGELFKLEWRDVDFERGFIHIRHPKGGKSQKIPLNDAARAVLASHPHVENSPYVFPGQGGKQRVTIQVASNRIKARASLPADFRPLHGLRHLFASTLASSGQVDLLTLQKLLTHKSPNMTKRYSHLRDDALKQASGVASDLLGNIGKPGDSTGCKVVSLGKER, from the coding sequence ATGCCGGCGAAGAAACGCTTCAAGACTTCCTACCCGGGCGTCTACTACGTCGAGGGGCAGGCCGTGGCCACGGGGAAGCCCGAGCGGATTTATTACGTCATGTACCGCCGCGATGGGAAGCTCATCGAGGAAAAAGCCGGCCGCCAGTTCCAGGACGCCATGACCCCGGCCAAGGCGGCGCGGATCAGGGCGGAACGCATTGAAGGCAAGGCTCCGTCGAACAATGCCCGCCGCGAGGCCGAGGAAGCGGCCAAAGCTGCGGAGGTCGGACGCTGGACCCTGGCCAAGCTGTGGACCGAATACGCTTCCCACAAGCCGGAGAATCACGCGCTATCGACCGACCGAAGCCGCTTCGAGACGTACATCAAGCCCGCCTTCGGAGAAAAGGAGCCGGCCGAGGTTCTGACCCTGGACCTCGACCGCATGCGCTCCCGACTCCTCAAACAGGGCAAGTCCCCTCAAACCGTCAAGCACGTCCTGGCCCTGTTCAAGCGCCTTGTCCGCTTTGGCGTCAAAAAGGGCCTGTGCGACTCCCCCGACCCGCGCAAGCAGACGATCAGCATGCCACGGGTGGACAATGAGACGACGGAAGACCTCGACGCAGACGAACTGGCCCGACTTGTTCAGGCCATCGAGGACGAACCCAACATTCAGGCCGCCAACTTCATGCGGCTGGCCATGTTCACGGGCATGCGGCGCGGCGAGCTTTTCAAGCTCGAATGGCGGGACGTGGATTTCGAGCGGGGCTTCATCCATATCCGCCATCCCAAGGGCGGCAAAAGCCAGAAAATCCCCCTCAATGACGCGGCCAGGGCCGTGCTTGCGTCCCATCCCCATGTGGAAAATTCGCCCTACGTCTTCCCCGGTCAGGGCGGCAAACAGCGCGTGACCATCCAGGTCGCAAGCAACCGCATCAAGGCCCGGGCCAGCCTACCTGCGGACTTCCGGCCGCTGCACGGCCTACGCCATCTTTTCGCGTCCACGCTGGCCTCATCCGGGCAGGTGGACTTGCTGACCCTGCAAAAGCTCCTGACCCACAAAAGCCCGAACATGACCAAACGCTATTCCCACCTGCGCGACGACGCCCTCAAGCAGGCGTCCGGCGTAGCAAGCGACCTCTTGGGGAACATCGGCAAGCCTGGGGATTCCACGGGCTGCAAGGTAGTTTCCCTGGGAAAAGAGCGATGA
- a CDS encoding HdeA/HdeB family chaperone has protein sequence MFFALPALAKKQQTQNSEFGAMTCEEFIQDVATSDEDSIAVIFLWLDSYLSGVSGDTRLNGDNLEGFSTKPMNGCAKKPKSKVLDVAKAVGIK, from the coding sequence CTGTTCTTCGCCCTCCCGGCTTTGGCGAAAAAACAGCAGACCCAAAACAGCGAGTTCGGTGCCATGACCTGCGAGGAATTTATCCAGGACGTTGCCACTTCCGACGAAGACTCCATCGCCGTCATCTTCCTGTGGCTCGATAGCTATCTGAGCGGCGTATCCGGCGACACCAGATTGAATGGGGACAATCTTGAAGGCTTCTCCACTAAGCCGATGAACGGATGTGCCAAGAAGCCAAAAAGCAAGGTTCTCGATGTCGCCAAGGCTGTCGGCATCAAGTGA